Part of the Terriglobales bacterium genome, TCAGCCCCGAGGGACCTGCTGTTCTTTCAGAACCAGTGTCATCCCGAACCGACTTTAGTCGGTGAGGGACCTGCTTTTCGTCTGCACCACCGCAAACCATTCAGCCGAGAGGTCCTCCCACGTAGGATTCGTCTCCTCGATCAGCGCCACCTTCTTCGACCGTCTCCATCCCTTGATCTCTTTCTCCCGCTCGATTGCATTCCTCACGTCGTCGAAACTCTCGAAGTGAA contains:
- a CDS encoding GIY-YIG nuclease family protein — encoded protein: MKNQGEWRFWVYIMASRSRVIYVGMTGDLEERLWEHKNNLIEGFTQKYKCHRLVHFESFDDVRNAIEREKEIKGWRRSKKVALIEETNPTWEDLSAEWFAVVQTKSRSLTD